From one Rhodoflexus caldus genomic stretch:
- the scpA gene encoding methylmalonyl-CoA mutase — MAAFHELSFADIRVRLQSKAQQVNHRTADAFPEWMTAEQISVPAFYRPEARSQWEHIKYLAGVPPYLRGPYATMYTQRPWTVRQYAGFSTAEESNAFYRRNLAAGQMGLSVAFDLATHRGYDSDHPRVQGDVGKAGVAIDSVLDMKILFNEIPLDKMSVSMTMNGAVIPVMAFYIVAAEEQGVKPEQLSGTIQNDILKEFMVRNTYIYPPAPSMQIIADIFEYTARYMPKFNSISISGYHMQEAGATADIELAYTLADGLEYLRTGVAAGLPIDDFAPRLSFFWAIGMNHFMEIAKMRAGRLLWSKIVKQFNPQDTKSMALRTHCQTSGWSLTEQDAFNNVTRTCIEAMAAALGGTQSLHTNSLDEAIALPTDFSARIARNTQLFIQKETDITRAIDPWGGAYYVEHLTHALAHRAWQLIEEVEQLGGMTKAIEAGLPKMRIEEAAARKQARIDSGKDVIVGVNRYQTTEEKEIDLLEVDNTAVRQSQIERLQQLKASRDSQAVEQILAKITACATEKMARIKANNGQIPASTGKDSDNLLALAVEAARARATLGEISDAMEKAFGRHQAVIRSIAGVYAGEAAEDKEFSKAKAMVEQFTAQEGRRPRIMIAKMGQDGHDRGAKVIATSFADLGFDVDIGPLFQTPEEVAHQAAENDVHIVGASSLAAGHKTLVPQLINELKKIGREDIMVIAGGVIPPKDYQFLYEHGVAEVFGPGTVIPVAAQKILEKLM, encoded by the coding sequence ATGGCCGCTTTTCACGAATTATCATTTGCGGATATCCGTGTGCGCTTACAAAGCAAAGCACAACAGGTAAATCACCGGACAGCCGATGCCTTTCCTGAATGGATGACGGCAGAGCAAATTTCCGTGCCGGCTTTTTACCGACCCGAAGCCCGCTCGCAATGGGAACACATCAAGTATTTGGCAGGCGTTCCGCCCTACCTGCGCGGCCCTTATGCGACCATGTACACCCAACGTCCGTGGACTGTTCGCCAGTATGCAGGTTTCAGTACTGCCGAGGAAAGCAACGCCTTCTATCGCCGCAACTTGGCAGCGGGGCAGATGGGGCTTTCCGTGGCTTTTGACTTGGCTACTCACCGCGGCTACGACTCCGACCACCCTCGCGTGCAAGGCGACGTAGGCAAAGCAGGTGTTGCCATCGACTCTGTTTTGGATATGAAAATTTTGTTCAACGAAATTCCGTTGGACAAAATGTCGGTTTCCATGACCATGAACGGCGCTGTTATTCCCGTCATGGCTTTTTACATCGTGGCAGCCGAAGAACAGGGTGTAAAACCCGAACAACTCAGCGGCACTATTCAAAATGATATCCTCAAAGAGTTCATGGTGCGCAATACGTACATCTACCCGCCTGCACCGAGTATGCAGATTATCGCCGATATTTTTGAATATACCGCGCGCTACATGCCCAAATTTAACAGCATCAGCATCAGCGGCTACCACATGCAGGAAGCAGGCGCAACAGCAGATATTGAACTGGCATATACTCTTGCCGACGGGCTGGAATACCTGCGCACGGGCGTTGCTGCGGGGCTGCCGATAGATGACTTCGCACCGCGTTTGTCGTTCTTCTGGGCAATCGGCATGAATCATTTCATGGAAATTGCCAAAATGCGCGCCGGCCGCCTGCTCTGGTCTAAAATCGTGAAGCAGTTCAACCCGCAAGATACCAAAAGCATGGCACTGCGCACCCACTGCCAAACTTCGGGCTGGAGCCTGACCGAACAAGATGCGTTCAACAACGTTACGCGCACTTGCATTGAGGCAATGGCTGCCGCGCTTGGAGGCACGCAAAGTTTGCATACCAACTCATTGGATGAAGCCATTGCGCTGCCAACAGATTTTTCGGCAAGAATTGCAAGAAATACGCAACTTTTTATTCAAAAGGAAACAGATATTACACGCGCTATCGACCCTTGGGGTGGTGCCTATTACGTGGAGCACCTCACTCATGCGCTGGCGCATCGGGCTTGGCAACTCATTGAGGAAGTGGAGCAATTGGGCGGCATGACCAAAGCCATTGAAGCGGGCTTGCCCAAAATGCGCATTGAAGAAGCCGCTGCCCGCAAACAGGCGCGAATTGATTCGGGCAAAGACGTAATTGTGGGCGTAAACCGCTACCAAACTACCGAAGAGAAGGAAATTGACTTGTTGGAAGTGGACAATACCGCCGTGCGTCAGTCGCAAATTGAGCGCTTGCAGCAACTCAAAGCCAGCCGCGACAGCCAAGCCGTCGAGCAAATTTTGGCAAAAATCACCGCTTGCGCCACCGAAAAAATGGCACGCATCAAAGCCAACAACGGACAGATTCCTGCCTCTACGGGCAAAGACAGCGACAACCTGCTGGCGCTTGCCGTAGAAGCTGCCCGTGCCCGCGCCACGCTGGGCGAAATTTCCGACGCGATGGAAAAAGCCTTCGGCAGGCATCAGGCAGTTATCCGCAGCATTGCGGGCGTGTACGCAGGCGAAGCCGCCGAGGACAAGGAGTTTAGCAAAGCCAAAGCAATGGTAGAACAATTTACCGCGCAGGAAGGCCGCCGTCCGCGCATTATGATTGCCAAAATGGGGCAAGACGGACACGACCGCGGCGCAAAAGTCATTGCCACCAGCTTTGCCGACTTGGGTTTTGATGTGGACATCGGGCCGTTGTTCCAAACCCCCGAAGAGGTAGCCCATCAAGCCGCCGAGAACGACGTACATATTGTAGGAGCATCCAGCCTTGCGGCAGGGCACAAAACCCTTGTGCCTCAATTGATTAACGAACTGAAAAAAATCGGCCGTGAGGACATTATGGTTATTGCAGGCGGCGTAATTCCGCCCAAAGATTATCAGTTCCTGTATGAGCACGGCGTAGCGGAAGTATTTGGCCCCGGTACGGTCATTCCGGTTGCCGCTCAAAAGATTCTGGAAAAATTAATGTAA
- a CDS encoding glycosyltransferase family 2 protein, protein MPKVSVIMPAYQAAQYISESVQSIVNQHFTDWELIVIDDGSRDDTAAIVSLWADTDKRIRLIRNEKQAGAAQSRNKAIEVSCGELIAFLDADDLAYPQRLQKQVVFMQQNPSVGLVAHWLDIIDQNGLLHPLQWIWRREKDTHLPVFLLFGNAFALSSVMMRRSVWERLHGFPAAFEPCEDYALWSEAATITRLHIIPEKLGARREHNNNWTNRESEKSRQQTEEIIRHNIGKLCIAPAANELFLHQQLRHRQFALDNTFAQEAQKWLAYLLHQNQKHRIYQQEAMAEVIGEIWYDYWQLRHKEGLAALKGYFGSPLWRANGIRKNLLLPALVAKRFLK, encoded by the coding sequence ATGCCGAAAGTCAGTGTTATCATGCCGGCTTATCAGGCAGCGCAGTACATCAGCGAATCAGTACAAAGCATTGTCAATCAGCATTTTACTGATTGGGAACTAATCGTTATTGACGATGGCAGCCGAGATGATACGGCTGCCATCGTTTCGTTATGGGCTGATACGGACAAACGCATCCGCCTCATCCGCAACGAAAAGCAGGCAGGAGCCGCGCAGAGTCGCAATAAGGCCATTGAAGTATCCTGTGGCGAACTGATTGCCTTTCTGGATGCCGATGACCTTGCCTACCCCCAACGGCTGCAAAAACAAGTCGTCTTTATGCAGCAAAATCCATCGGTGGGGCTTGTTGCCCATTGGTTAGATATCATTGACCAAAACGGCCTGCTACATCCGCTACAATGGATTTGGCGCAGGGAAAAGGATACGCATTTGCCCGTTTTTCTGTTATTTGGCAATGCTTTCGCACTTTCCTCGGTAATGATGCGGCGCAGTGTGTGGGAGCGGTTGCATGGTTTCCCTGCTGCATTTGAACCTTGCGAAGATTATGCCCTTTGGTCGGAAGCGGCAACCATTACACGCCTGCATATTATCCCCGAGAAGTTAGGCGCAAGACGTGAGCACAACAACAATTGGACAAACCGCGAATCGGAAAAAAGCAGGCAGCAAACCGAAGAAATTATCAGGCACAATATTGGTAAACTGTGCATCGCCCCTGCTGCCAATGAATTGTTTTTGCACCAACAACTGCGGCATCGTCAGTTTGCATTGGATAATACCTTTGCCCAAGAAGCCCAAAAATGGCTGGCATACCTGCTGCACCAAAACCAAAAACACCGCATTTACCAACAAGAAGCAATGGCCGAAGTGATTGGTGAAATCTGGTATGACTATTGGCAACTGCGGCACAAGGAAGGATTGGCTGCTTTGAAAGGCTATTTCGGGAGTCCGCTGTGGCGTGCCAACGGTATCCGCAAAAATCTGCTGCTGCCGGCCTTGGTTGCTAAGCGATTTTTGAAGTAA
- a CDS encoding DUF368 domain-containing protein, with protein sequence MREYIFLFLKGVAMGAADVVPGVSGGTIAFISGIYERLLDAIRSANGTALKLLFLGRIKELWQHIDGTFLVVLFAGIGTSVLGLSKLILYLLANQPEMLWSFFFGLIIASALLVAKSVKQWNIAAIVALMAGTAVAYWVTIAVPVETPTDLWFIFLSGAIAICAMILPGISGSFILLLMSKYEYIIRSLTELNFKVIITFALGCVAGLLSFSHVLHWLLKRYHDLAVALLMGFMLGSLNKVWPWKQVLEYYTDRHGKLKPIVESNVLPTQYLELTGKEPMLAACIALCLVGFAVVYLIEKAASQKQG encoded by the coding sequence GTGAGAGAGTATATCTTCCTCTTCCTGAAAGGTGTTGCCATGGGTGCCGCTGATGTGGTACCGGGTGTTTCGGGAGGAACAATTGCCTTTATTTCCGGCATTTACGAACGATTATTGGATGCCATCCGCTCTGCCAACGGCACAGCGCTGAAGCTACTCTTTTTAGGACGCATCAAGGAGCTTTGGCAGCATATAGACGGCACTTTTCTGGTGGTTTTATTTGCGGGCATCGGAACGTCTGTGCTTGGCCTGTCAAAACTCATCTTGTATTTGTTGGCCAATCAGCCCGAAATGCTTTGGTCGTTCTTTTTTGGGTTGATTATAGCTTCTGCTCTGCTGGTAGCCAAATCGGTAAAGCAGTGGAACATAGCGGCAATAGTTGCCTTGATGGCAGGAACTGCTGTTGCCTATTGGGTAACGATTGCCGTTCCGGTTGAAACCCCTACCGATTTGTGGTTTATTTTCCTGAGTGGAGCCATTGCCATCTGCGCCATGATTCTGCCCGGCATTTCAGGCAGTTTCATTTTGTTGCTGATGAGTAAATATGAGTACATCATCCGCTCACTGACCGAACTCAACTTTAAAGTCATCATTACTTTTGCTTTGGGCTGCGTTGCAGGTCTGTTGAGTTTTTCGCATGTATTGCATTGGTTATTAAAACGTTACCACGATTTGGCCGTAGCCCTGCTGATGGGCTTCATGCTTGGTTCGTTAAACAAAGTATGGCCATGGAAACAGGTATTGGAATACTATACCGACCGACACGGCAAGCTCAAACCCATTGTAGAAAGCAACGTTCTGCCCACACAATACCTCGAGCTGACAGGAAAAGAACCCATGCTGGCGGCTTGTATTGCATTGTGCTTGGTCGGTTTTGCCGTGGTGTACCTGATTGAAAAGGCTGCCTCACAAAAGCAGGGATAA
- a CDS encoding N-acetylornithine carbamoyltransferase: MKQFTGVADVRNFLHELVKDAIALKKNPFAHQHLGKNKVIGLVFMNPSLRTRLSTQRAALNLGMQAMVMNADKDAWKMATGEGVVMNGDAAEHIKDAVAVMGQYCDILGLRSFATLVNKEEDYAEQNLNDFIRYSGVPVVSLESATRHPLQSLADLVTIEEYKKKPRPKVVLTWAPHPRALPQAVPNSFAEWMLAADVDLTIAHPEGYELDESFTQGAKITYDQAEAFKNADFIYAKNWSSYHEYGQILLRDRSWTVSAEKMALTNNAHFMHCLPVRRNVVVDDAVIDSPQSLIIPQAANRVWACQAVLKRMLESL; the protein is encoded by the coding sequence ATGAAACAATTTACCGGCGTAGCCGATGTCAGAAATTTTTTGCATGAATTGGTAAAAGATGCCATCGCGTTGAAAAAAAATCCGTTTGCACATCAGCACTTGGGCAAAAACAAAGTTATCGGTCTGGTTTTTATGAACCCCAGCCTCAGGACACGCCTAAGCACTCAACGCGCCGCCCTCAATTTGGGTATGCAGGCTATGGTAATGAATGCCGACAAAGATGCGTGGAAAATGGCAACCGGTGAAGGTGTGGTAATGAATGGCGATGCGGCAGAACACATTAAAGATGCGGTGGCCGTTATGGGACAGTATTGCGACATTCTGGGGCTGCGTTCTTTTGCTACACTTGTGAACAAAGAGGAAGACTACGCCGAGCAAAACCTGAACGATTTCATTCGTTACTCCGGCGTACCTGTGGTAAGCCTCGAGTCGGCTACCCGCCACCCGCTGCAATCGCTGGCAGACCTTGTAACCATTGAAGAATACAAAAAGAAACCCCGCCCCAAGGTAGTACTTACATGGGCTCCGCACCCGCGCGCACTGCCGCAAGCTGTTCCCAATTCGTTTGCGGAGTGGATGCTGGCCGCCGATGTGGATTTGACTATCGCACATCCCGAAGGATACGAATTGGACGAATCCTTCACCCAAGGTGCCAAAATTACTTACGACCAAGCAGAGGCCTTCAAAAATGCGGATTTTATCTATGCCAAAAACTGGTCGAGCTACCACGAATATGGCCAGATACTGCTGCGCGACCGTTCATGGACGGTCAGCGCCGAAAAAATGGCACTGACGAACAATGCGCACTTCATGCACTGCCTGCCCGTGCGGCGCAATGTGGTAGTGGACGATGCGGTGATTGACAGCCCGCAATCGCTGATTATTCCGCAGGCAGCCAATCGCGTTTGGGCGTGTCAGGCTGTTCTCAAACGCATGTTGGAAAGCCTGTAA
- a CDS encoding zinc ribbon domain-containing protein → MENPIAKKLEALLKLQQIDSKLDEIDKIRGDLPEEVQDLEDEIAGYQTRISKFNDELKSFNETVSNNKQSIKDAEKLIEKYQAQQENVRNDREFAAISKEIELQELEIQIFKKKNKELELKIEGKKKQIEETQQLLADREKDLENKRKELELIIAESEEDEAKLFKEREKRAKSLEPRLYKSYMKIRENSNNGLAVVTVKRDACGGCFNIVPPQRQAEIREQKKLIVCEHCGRVLAGVEENIAPEKAAPARKTTRRRATEERAEVLDVGLGSLDD, encoded by the coding sequence ATGGAAAACCCGATAGCAAAAAAATTAGAAGCGCTGCTCAAATTGCAGCAGATAGATTCCAAATTAGACGAAATCGATAAAATCAGAGGCGATTTACCCGAAGAAGTGCAGGATTTGGAAGACGAAATTGCAGGCTATCAAACCCGTATTTCCAAATTCAACGATGAGCTGAAATCTTTCAACGAAACAGTCAGCAATAACAAGCAAAGCATTAAAGACGCTGAAAAGCTGATTGAAAAATACCAAGCACAGCAAGAAAACGTGCGCAATGACCGAGAGTTTGCAGCCATCAGCAAGGAAATTGAGTTGCAAGAGCTGGAAATTCAGATTTTCAAAAAGAAGAACAAAGAGCTTGAGCTGAAAATTGAAGGCAAGAAAAAGCAAATTGAAGAAACTCAACAATTGCTGGCCGACCGCGAAAAAGACTTGGAAAACAAGCGCAAAGAACTTGAACTGATTATTGCGGAAAGCGAAGAAGACGAGGCGAAACTTTTCAAAGAAAGAGAAAAACGCGCCAAAAGCCTCGAGCCGCGCCTGTACAAATCATACATGAAAATTCGCGAAAACTCTAACAATGGCCTTGCCGTTGTTACCGTTAAGCGCGATGCCTGTGGCGGCTGTTTCAATATCGTGCCTCCACAACGTCAGGCAGAAATCAGAGAGCAAAAGAAACTAATTGTTTGTGAACATTGCGGCCGCGTGCTTGCAGGTGTGGAAGAAAACATCGCACCTGAAAAAGCTGCGCCTGCAAGGAAAACAACTCGCCGCCGTGCAACAGAAGAGAGGGCTGAAGTTTTAGACGTAGGTCTGGGAAGCCTTGACGATTAG